DNA sequence from the Magnetococcales bacterium genome:
ATACGTTTTGGCTGCAGCAAAGCCGATATCGCCGGTACAGAGATTGACCACCCGATAAGGTAGCTCCAACCCCTTGAGAATCGCCTCGGCATGACCAGTCAACTCTTCCAATGCCTCCCAGCTCGCCTCGGGTTTGGTCACCTGCACCAACTCCACCTTGTCGAACTGATGCTGACGAATCAACCCCCGGGTATCCTTGCCTGCCGAACCCGCCTCTCTGCGAAAACAGGTGGTCCAGGCCGTCATCTTGATGGGTAGTTCCGACTCACCAAGGATCTGATCCCGCACCAGGTTGGTCAAAGGCACTTCCGCCGTTGGGATCAAATAATAAGCATCATCCCGGGTGCGAAAAAGATCCTCTTCAAACTTGGGCAGCTGGCCGGTACCAAACAGACTCCCGGCATTGGCCAGCACCGGGGGAAGCATCTCCGTGTAGCCGTGTTCCCCGGTGTGGAGATCCAGCATATAGTTGATCAAAGCCCGGGAGAGTCTGGCTCCAGCCCCGCGCAGCACCGTAAACCGGGCTCCCGCAACCGTCACACCCCCCTCAAAGTCCAACACCCCCAGCTTTTCCCCGACATCCCAGTGACCCTGGGGCTCAAAGGAAAATTCCGGAGGCGTTCCCCACCGCCTGAGTTCCACATTATCGTTTTCATCCCGACCTTCGGGGACCGATTCATGGGGGGGATTGGGCAAGCGGGCGAGCTCCTCCATCACCGCGCTCTCTTTGTCTCGCAGCTCCACCTCCAGGGCTTTGAGCTTGGGGCCAACCTCTTTCATCTCCTGGAAGAGATCCGACGCATCGGCTTTGGTGGCCTTGCGCTTGCCGATCTCCTTGGAAATTTCATTGCGCCGGGCTTGAAGCTTTTCGGTCTCGGTACGCACCCCGCGCAGCTCTGATTCCAGCTGGCGAAAACGACCCAGATTGACCTGATCGCCTCGGCTTTTCAGGCGCTCTTCAATAACATCCGGTTGGGAGCGGATTGATTTGACATCCAGCACGGTCAGCCTCCCTGATCTTCAGAGGAGTCCGTGGCTGAATCCCCATCATCCGCACTGTCCACATCGGTTATTTCTTCACCATCGGGTAAAGCGGCATCAGCGACGATTTCCCCATCGATGACATTTTCAAGATCCTCTTCTTCACCGATCTCATCACCGTTTTTGTCGCTCTCCTCAGGTTCTGCCATGCGAGCGACCGAAGCGACCCGCTCGCCAGAGGCCACATTCAACACCTTGACCCCCTGAGTGGAACGTCCGGTCAAGCGGATGGTGGAAATATCGGTACGCAGCAGCGTGCCCCGGTCGGTGATCAGCATGATCTGGTCATCGGGCCACACCGTGAGGTTGCCCAAAACCTGTCCGTTGCGGGGGGAGGTGATGATACCGATCACCCCTTGGGTACCCCGGCTCTTGGTGGGGAAAAGATTTTCTTCGCTGCGCTTGCCGTAGCCATTTTCGGTGATGGTGAGTACCTGGCAATTTTCACCAGGGGGCAGGACATTCAAGGCGATGACCCGGTCGTCTCCCTTCAAACGCATACCCCGTACACCCCGCGCAACCCGGCCCATGCGACGAACCTGGTTGGTGCGAAAACGGACGGCTTTGCCGTTGCGGGAAAAAAGCATGATCCGCCCGGGTGGGGGAGCCTCCGAGGATTGGGAAGGGTCAACCTCCGAAGCCTCTTCCGCTTCCGGAATAATCTCTTCCTCTACACCCTCAGCACCCTCTTTAGCCGCCTCCGGGGTAGCCTCCTCTTCGTTCCCACTCTCCCCTTCCTCCACCTCCTCTTCCGGGGTGTAGGACAAGACCGGTAGCAGGGCTACACCGATCAGATCATCCCCTTCCAGAAGATCCACAGCGCGTATGCCGTTGACGCGAATGTTGGCATAGGCCGAAAGGGCGGTTTTTTTGATCAGACCACGGCTGGTGGCAAACAGCAATTCCCAAGCGTCCCACTCCTTGGAAGGAATGGGAGCGGGTAAAATTTGGCGGACTTTTTCTCCTGCTTCCAGAGAGAGCAGATTGACAATCGCCTTGCCTCGGGCGGTTCGGCCCGACTCCGGAAGTTCATATACCTTCAGCTTGAATACCCGTCCCCGGTCGGTAAAGCAGAGAATGGTGTCGTGGGTGGAGGCGACAAAAAGCTGGGTGATGAAATCTTCCTCCTTCATCCCCGCCGCAGCCTTGCCCTTACCCCCCCGCCGTTGGGCGCGATACTCTTCCGTAGCCCGCCGCTTGATATAACCGGCATGGCTCACCGTGACGACCATCTCCTCCTCTTCGATGAGGTCGGCGATGGAAAAATCAGCGGTGCCGTCGATGATGTCGGTACGCCGGGGGTTGGCATACATCTCCTTGATGGTGGCCAGCTCCCCCTTGATCACTCCCATCAGCTCTTCGTCCGAGGCGAGGATACTTTTCAGGCGGGACATCTCCACCAAAATTTCTTCAAACTCCTTATGGATTTTGTCCTGCTCCAGGCCGGTTAAACGGTGCAGGCGCATATCCAAAATCGCCTGGGCCTGCTCGGAGGTGAGCTTATAACCGCCAGCGACAAACTGGGGGGAGGCGATTTCACCCGGCTCCATGGCGCGCAGCAGCATCGCCTCCACCGGACCCCGATCCCACAGCTCCGTCAGCAGCCCCTCTTTGGCCACCGCTGGATTGGGGGCTTCACGGATCAGCTGGATGATGCGGTCGATGTTGGCCAGAGCGACCGCCAAGCCTTCCAAAAGATGGGCGCGGGACTGGGCTTTTTTCAACTCAAAGAGCGTGCGCCGGGTGACCATCTCCCGACGGTGATTGATAAACTCTTCCAGATAGCGCTTGAGGTTCAATACCGTGGGACGGCCATTGACCAGGGCCAGGGCATTGACACCAAAATTGGACTGCATGGGGGTGTGTTTGTAGAGCTGATTCAGAACCACATCCGGATGGGCATCCCGTTTAAGCTCAATCACCACCCGCATGCCATCCCGGTCTGATTCGTCCCTCAGATCGGAGATGCCGACGACTTTTTTATCCCGCACCAGTTCGGCAATGCGCTCCACCAGACGGGCTTTGTTCACCTGGAAGGGGAGTTCGCCGACGATGATCGCTTCCCGGTTATCCTTGCGGGTTTCAATTTCAATGCGCGCCCGCACCACCACCGAGCCCCGCCCGGTTTCGAGAGCGGAGAGAATGCCTGCCCGACCGTGGATGATGCCCCCGGTGGGAAAATCCGGGCCGGGGATATAGGCCATCAACTCCCGGATGGTCAGGTTGGCGTCGTCAATGAGGGCGATGGTGGCATCAACCACCTCGCCCAGATTGTGCGGTGGGATGTTGGTCGCCATACCCACGGCGATGCCTGATGAGCCGTTGACCAGGAGGTTGGGAAATTTGCCCGGCAGGACTTTGGGTTCTGAAAGGGAGCCGTCATAGTTGGGGCCAAAGGGGACGGTTTCCTTGTCGATGTCGGCCAGAAGCTCCCCGGCCAGGCGGGTCATGCGGACTTCGGTATAACGCATGGCTGCTGCAGAGTCGCCATCCACGGAGCCGAAGTTGCCCTGACCATCCACCAGCAGGTGGCGCATGGAAAAGGGTTGGGCCATGCGGACAATGGTGTCGTAAACGGCAACATCACCGTGAGGGTGATATTTACCGATGACGTCACCCACCACACGGGCGGATTTTTTGTAGGCCCGGTTCCATTCGTTGCCCAGTTCGCGCATGGCGAAGAGCACTCGGCGGTGGACGGGTTTCAGTCCATCTCGGACATCTGGCAATGCGCGCCCCACGATCACGCTCATGGCGTAATCCAGGTAGGAGCGCTGCATCTCGTCTTCGATATTGATCGGGGTCTGTTTAGTGCTGGCAGGGTCAGTCATAGAGTTTGAATCGGTTGCTCCGGGCTGGATTTCCGTATCGAATGGACGCCGTTTTCATCTCGCTATTTTTGTAGCTCTGGGCGCCCCGGTGCAAAGCTTTCCAATACTAACGGATTTCACCCCCAATGCACACCCTTTCTAAACCACACCCCTCATCCAAACCACATCCCCCTCATCCGATGCCATTATTCTGATCAGCAAACCCGCTCACACCATTGTAGAGTGGCGTCATCTCTTTATATGAATAGTGTGTGCAGGCCGTAGCATCCTTTGTGGGTGTGTTTTAGAATGTCGGCGAATTTGAAAGGGGCAACGTCCCAAAAAACAGTACCTGGAGGGGTGGCTGGGTCAGGGATCTCTTTGGAATCAAACAAAATGATCCAGCACATTTTGGAATGGGCCTGGAATCATCGGAAGGAACCGAAGAAGGCGACAGGAGAAGGAATATATGGATATCGGCAACAAACGGGCTAAGACCAATCAGCCTGTTTTTAATCGTTACAACAGGGCGGGGCAGGATAGGGTGGGTCACACATCACCAATCCCCTGTTCACCAGCGAATGATGGCCTTTTTATAAATCAAGTTGGCATTTTCCCCATCACCAAGGAGGCTTGAGCCCATGCCCACGGATACCCTGACCGCCCTTTCACCCCTGGATGGTCGCTATCAGAGCAAGGTGGCGGAACTCTGCCCTATTTTTTCGGAATTTGGCCTCATACACCGCCGGGTATTGGTGGAAGTGCGCTGGCTGCGCGCTTTGGCAGAAGAGCCCGGCATCGGTGAAGTGCCCCCTTTTCATCCCCGGGTAGAGGCTTTTCTGGATCAGCTGGTTGAGTCCTTTTCCGAAACCGACGCCCGTCGGGTCAAAGAGATTGAGGGGGTGACCAACCACGATGTCAAAGCGGTGGAATATTTTATCAAAGAGCGCATCGTCGGCACCGGGGTGGAGGCAGTAGAGGAGTTTATCCATTTTGCCTGTACCTCCGAGGATATCAACAATCTGGCACACGGCTTGATGCTGTTGGATGCCCGGGATCGGGTGATGCTCCCCGCCATGGATCGGGTAATTGAGGGCATTGTTCAGCTGGCCCGGGAGCAGCGGGAGCAGCCCATGCTGGCCCGCACCCATGGCCAGCCCGCCTCACCCACCACCCTGGGCAAGGAGCTGGCCAACGTCGCCGCCCGCCTCAAACGCCAACGCGCCCAGGTGGCGGCTGTGGATATTCCCGGCAAAATCAACGGCGCTGTCGGCAACTTTAACGCCCATGTCGCCAGCTATCCCGAGGTGGATTGGCCCCGTTTGGCCGAAGCGTTCGTCAAAGAGCTGGGGCTTGGTTATCAGCCCCTGACCACCCAGATCGAGCCCCACGATGGCATGGCGGAACTGTTTCATGCCATGGTACGTTTCAACACCATACTGCTCGATTTTTGTCGGGATGTCTGGGGCTATATCTCCATCGGTTATTTCAGTCAAAAAACCAAAGCAGGCGAGGTGGGCTCTTCCACCATGCCCCACAAGGTCAACCCCATCGACTTTGAAAATGCCGAAGGTAACCTGGGGCTTGCCAATGCGGTGTTGGGGCATCTGGCGGAAAAACTGCCGGTCTCCCGCTTCCAGCGGGATCTGACCGATTCAACGGTATTGCGCAACATGGGCGTGGGCTTTGGCTATGGGCTGTTGGCCTGCTCCTCCACGCTGAAAGGATTGGGTAAACTCAAGGCCAATCCAGTCCGGCTTGATGAAGATCTGGATAACACCTGGGAGGTGCTGGCCGAACCCATCCAGACCGTGATGCGCCGCTATGGCATAGAAAAACCCTATGAACGCCTCAAGGAACTCACCCGGGGGCAGCGGGTGACCCGGGAGGGGTTGGCACAGTTTATCGAGGGATTGGAAATTCCGGATGCCGCCAAGGACGAATTGAGCCGGATGACTCCGGCGAGCTATACCGGGCTTGCGGCCACCCTGACCGATCTGGTCACGAAAGAATCAGCCTCTTGATGCTGATCGAAAGATTGGGTAGGTACTGGTAGCTGCGGGTTTGGCTTTAAGTAGCGGGATTGTCGGGTTTGTGCCGATGGTGGCAGCAAGTCCGATTTTTCCCGCGAAAATTTTGCCAGGGGTTGCCGGTTGTGGCTGATTTTGAGGCAACAAGCTGATATTAAGTTGTTTTTTCAGTTTTTGCGCCTGCTTTTTTCCCATAGCTCAAAGCCATGAATCAAGCCCAATAGGGGAAAAATTCCCCCTGACCGCTTGTCCCCACACCAAAAAACAGATAGAACTGGAAAATTTTAATGGTCCCCGAAACCAGGGAGATCCAGGGAGCCTCGTCATGAAATCGCGCACGCTGTTTGAAAAAATCTGGGACGCACACCTCATCCAATCCGAAGAGGATGGCACGTCTCTGCTCTATATCGACCGCCATCTGGTCCATGAAGTGACCAGCCCCCAGGCCTTTGAAGGGTTGCGCCTGGCCAACCGCCGGGTACGCCGACCCCAGGCCACTTTTGCGGTCCCCGACCATAACGTTCCCACCGCCAATCTGGAGTTGGGTATTCAAGATCCCATCGCCCGGTTACAGGTGGAAACCCTGGATAAAAATTGCACCGACTTTGGCATTACCCAGTTTGGTTTGGGAGATATTCGCCAGGGTGTGGTCCATGTGATGGCGCCGGAGCAGGGGCTGACCCTGCCGGGATTTACGGTCGTCTGCGGCGACTCCCACACCGCCACCCACGGCGCCTTTGGAGCGCTGGCCTTTGGTATCGGCACCTCAGAGGTGGAGCATGTCCTGGCCACCCAAACCCTGCCCCAGAAAAAACCCGGCACCATGCGGATTCGGGTGGAGGGCACCTTGCCAGAAGGATGCACAGCCAAGGATGTGGTGCTCTATATCATTGGCGAAATTGGGACGGCCGGAGCCACGGGGTATGCCATTGAATTTGCGGGCTCCACTATCCGGGAGTTGACCATGGAGGGGCGGATGACCGTCTGTAACATGGCCATTGAGGCGGGGGCGCGCTCCGGCATGGTGGGGGTGGATGGCAAGACCATCGACTATCTGGAAAATCGCCCCTATGCCCCCAAAGGCGCAGAGTGGGAGGCGGCGGTTGCTTCCTGGCAGGATTTGGTGACCGATGAAGGGGCTGAATTTGATCAGGAGATCGTCTTTAACGCCGCTGACATCGCTCCCCAGGTTTCTTGGGGAACCAGCCCGGAAATGATGGCCCCTGTGGATGGTCGGGTACCTGATCCCGATCAGGAATCAGACCCGGTGAAGCGCTCCGCCATGGAAAAGGCCCTCAATTATATGGGGCTTGATGCGGGCACCCCCATCGAAAAAATTTCGGTGGACAAGGTGTTTATCGGCTCCTGCACCAACGGCCGCATAGAAGATCTCCGGGATGCCGCCCGGGTGGCCCAGGGCAAGCGGGTAGCGGGAAACATCAAACTCGCCATGGTGGTCCCGGGAACCGGACTGGTCAAGGAGCAGGCCGAAGCGGAAGGGCTCGACAAAATTTTTACCGATGCAGGCTTTGAGTGGCGCAATCCGGGATGTTCGATGTGTCTGGCGATGAACGACGATGTGCTGGCCAGCGGTGAGCGGTGTGCCTCTACCTCCAATCGCAACTTTGAAGGACGGCAAGGGCAGGGGGGGCGGACCCATCTCGTCAGCCCGGCCATGGCGGCTGCCACAGCGGTGACCGGCACATTTGTTGATATCCGGCGCTGGGAGAAAAATTGAGGCTTTTCAGTCTCCAAGTTGCCAAGTCTACCCCTTTGGTGGATCCTTGCCAGCTTGGTTTGACTCTTTCATAAATCCTTGGAGTTGGCTTGAAACCAATGGGGGGGCAGGCACAAATATCCTGGGTTCAGGATGG
Encoded proteins:
- the leuC gene encoding 3-isopropylmalate dehydratase large subunit translates to MKSRTLFEKIWDAHLIQSEEDGTSLLYIDRHLVHEVTSPQAFEGLRLANRRVRRPQATFAVPDHNVPTANLELGIQDPIARLQVETLDKNCTDFGITQFGLGDIRQGVVHVMAPEQGLTLPGFTVVCGDSHTATHGAFGALAFGIGTSEVEHVLATQTLPQKKPGTMRIRVEGTLPEGCTAKDVVLYIIGEIGTAGATGYAIEFAGSTIRELTMEGRMTVCNMAIEAGARSGMVGVDGKTIDYLENRPYAPKGAEWEAAVASWQDLVTDEGAEFDQEIVFNAADIAPQVSWGTSPEMMAPVDGRVPDPDQESDPVKRSAMEKALNYMGLDAGTPIEKISVDKVFIGSCTNGRIEDLRDAARVAQGKRVAGNIKLAMVVPGTGLVKEQAEAEGLDKIFTDAGFEWRNPGCSMCLAMNDDVLASGERCASTSNRNFEGRQGQGGRTHLVSPAMAAATAVTGTFVDIRRWEKN
- the gyrA gene encoding DNA gyrase subunit A produces the protein MTDPASTKQTPINIEDEMQRSYLDYAMSVIVGRALPDVRDGLKPVHRRVLFAMRELGNEWNRAYKKSARVVGDVIGKYHPHGDVAVYDTIVRMAQPFSMRHLLVDGQGNFGSVDGDSAAAMRYTEVRMTRLAGELLADIDKETVPFGPNYDGSLSEPKVLPGKFPNLLVNGSSGIAVGMATNIPPHNLGEVVDATIALIDDANLTIRELMAYIPGPDFPTGGIIHGRAGILSALETGRGSVVVRARIEIETRKDNREAIIVGELPFQVNKARLVERIAELVRDKKVVGISDLRDESDRDGMRVVIELKRDAHPDVVLNQLYKHTPMQSNFGVNALALVNGRPTVLNLKRYLEEFINHRREMVTRRTLFELKKAQSRAHLLEGLAVALANIDRIIQLIREAPNPAVAKEGLLTELWDRGPVEAMLLRAMEPGEIASPQFVAGGYKLTSEQAQAILDMRLHRLTGLEQDKIHKEFEEILVEMSRLKSILASDEELMGVIKGELATIKEMYANPRRTDIIDGTADFSIADLIEEEEMVVTVSHAGYIKRRATEEYRAQRRGGKGKAAAGMKEEDFITQLFVASTHDTILCFTDRGRVFKLKVYELPESGRTARGKAIVNLLSLEAGEKVRQILPAPIPSKEWDAWELLFATSRGLIKKTALSAYANIRVNGIRAVDLLEGDDLIGVALLPVLSYTPEEEVEEGESGNEEEATPEAAKEGAEGVEEEIIPEAEEASEVDPSQSSEAPPPGRIMLFSRNGKAVRFRTNQVRRMGRVARGVRGMRLKGDDRVIALNVLPPGENCQVLTITENGYGKRSEENLFPTKSRGTQGVIGIITSPRNGQVLGNLTVWPDDQIMLITDRGTLLRTDISTIRLTGRSTQGVKVLNVASGERVASVARMAEPEESDKNGDEIGEEEDLENVIDGEIVADAALPDGEEITDVDSADDGDSATDSSEDQGG
- the serS gene encoding serine--tRNA ligase, which gives rise to MLDVKSIRSQPDVIEERLKSRGDQVNLGRFRQLESELRGVRTETEKLQARRNEISKEIGKRKATKADASDLFQEMKEVGPKLKALEVELRDKESAVMEELARLPNPPHESVPEGRDENDNVELRRWGTPPEFSFEPQGHWDVGEKLGVLDFEGGVTVAGARFTVLRGAGARLSRALINYMLDLHTGEHGYTEMLPPVLANAGSLFGTGQLPKFEEDLFRTRDDAYYLIPTAEVPLTNLVRDQILGESELPIKMTAWTTCFRREAGSAGKDTRGLIRQHQFDKVELVQVTKPEASWEALEELTGHAEAILKGLELPYRVVNLCTGDIGFAAAKTYDLEVWLPGQNCYREISSCSNTESFQARRLKARFRREGVKKPELVHTLNGSGVAVGRALVAILENFQQADGSVTIPDALRPYMGGLERISPG
- the purB gene encoding adenylosuccinate lyase, producing MPTDTLTALSPLDGRYQSKVAELCPIFSEFGLIHRRVLVEVRWLRALAEEPGIGEVPPFHPRVEAFLDQLVESFSETDARRVKEIEGVTNHDVKAVEYFIKERIVGTGVEAVEEFIHFACTSEDINNLAHGLMLLDARDRVMLPAMDRVIEGIVQLAREQREQPMLARTHGQPASPTTLGKELANVAARLKRQRAQVAAVDIPGKINGAVGNFNAHVASYPEVDWPRLAEAFVKELGLGYQPLTTQIEPHDGMAELFHAMVRFNTILLDFCRDVWGYISIGYFSQKTKAGEVGSSTMPHKVNPIDFENAEGNLGLANAVLGHLAEKLPVSRFQRDLTDSTVLRNMGVGFGYGLLACSSTLKGLGKLKANPVRLDEDLDNTWEVLAEPIQTVMRRYGIEKPYERLKELTRGQRVTREGLAQFIEGLEIPDAAKDELSRMTPASYTGLAATLTDLVTKESAS